One Dasypus novemcinctus isolate mDasNov1 chromosome 1, mDasNov1.1.hap2, whole genome shotgun sequence genomic window carries:
- the IBSP gene encoding integrin-binding sialoprotein: MKTALILLGLLGMVCAFSMKNLYRRAKVEDSEENGVFKYRPRYYLYKHAYFYPPLKRFPVQSNSDSSEENGNGDSSEEEEEETSNEEENNEENENSDENEEAENTTLSTATPGYGDETTPVTGYIGLAAIQLPKKAGNIGSKEEESDEEEEEENETEENEAEVDENEQGVNGTSTDSTDVENGNGSSGGDNGEGETEDNPEGTTTTIGQDNGRFKTTASPNGGFEPTTPSHKIYRTTTPSYRKTTTEYEEYEQTGTDAYDNGYEVYENEKGVPRGDSYLGYEDEYYYNKGHDYGNQQYYKR, translated from the exons ATGAAGACTGCTTTAATTTTGCTTGGCCTTTTGGGAATGGTCTGTGCTTTCTCG ATGAAAAATTTATATCGGAGAGCAAAAGTAGAGGATTCTGAAGAAAATGGG GTCTTTAAGTACAGGCCACGGTATTATCTTTACAAGCATGCCTACTTTTATCCTCCTCTAAAACGATTTCCAGTTCAG AGCAATAGTGACTCTtctgaagaaaatggaaatggtgatagttcagaagaggaagaagag GAGACTTCAAAtgaagaggaaaacaatgaagagaatgaaaattctGATGAAAATGAAGAGGCTGAGAACACTACACTTTCTACAGCAACACCTGGATATGGAGACGAGACCACACCTGTAACAGGGTACATAGGTTTAGCTGCAATCCAGCTTCCCAAGAAG GCTGGAAATATAGGAAGCAAAGAGGAGGAAAGtgatgaagaagaagaggaagagaatgaaactgaagaaaatgaagcTGAAGTGGATGAAAATGAGCAAGGCGTAAACGGCACTAGCACCGACAGCACAGACGTAGAAAATGGCAACGGCAGCAGTGGTGGAGACAATGGAGAAGGTGAAACTGAGGACAACCCAGAGGGAACCACAACGACCATAGGACAGGACAACGGCCGCTTTAAGACAACAGCTTCACCAAATGGTGGGTTTGAACCTACAACCCCATCACATAAAATCTACAGAACCACAACTCCATCATATAGGAAAACCACTACTGAATATGAGGAGTATGAACAAACCGGCACCGATGCATATGATAATGGATATGAAGTCTATGAAAATGAGAAAGGGGTCCCTCGTGGGGACAGTTACCTAGGCTATGAGGATGAGTACTACTACAATAAAGGGCATGACTATGGTAATCAGCAATACTACAAGCGCTGA